Proteins encoded by one window of Halomonas sp. SH5A2:
- the rpe gene encoding ribulose-phosphate 3-epimerase, whose amino-acid sequence MTAVRDCLIAPSILSANFARLGEEVDNVLASGADIVHFDVMDNHYVPNLTIGPMVCKALRQHGVTAPIDVHLMVKPVDRMIGDFIEAGASYVTFHPEASEHIDRSLQLIRDSGCKAGLVFNPATPLSYLDYVMDKIDMVLLMSVNPGFGGQSFIPGTLDKLRDARARIDASGRAIRLEVDGGVKADNIADIAAAGADTFVAGSAIFNAHKQSDPHGYDSVIRQLREAISGT is encoded by the coding sequence ATGACCGCTGTGCGTGATTGTTTAATTGCCCCCTCGATTCTTTCCGCCAACTTTGCCCGCCTTGGCGAAGAGGTGGACAACGTGCTCGCGTCGGGGGCGGATATCGTCCACTTCGATGTCATGGATAACCACTACGTGCCCAATCTCACCATTGGCCCGATGGTGTGTAAGGCATTACGCCAACACGGCGTGACAGCGCCCATTGATGTGCATCTGATGGTCAAGCCGGTGGACCGCATGATCGGTGATTTTATCGAGGCGGGGGCCAGCTATGTCACCTTTCATCCGGAAGCCTCCGAGCACATTGACCGTTCGCTGCAGCTGATACGCGACAGCGGCTGCAAAGCCGGGCTGGTGTTCAACCCCGCAACGCCGCTGTCCTATCTCGATTACGTGATGGATAAGATCGATATGGTGCTACTGATGAGCGTCAACCCCGGTTTTGGCGGGCAGTCGTTCATTCCCGGTACGTTGGATAAGCTGCGCGATGCGCGCGCGCGGATTGATGCATCAGGGCGCGCGATTCGCCTGGAGGTCGACGGTGGCGTCAAGGCTGACAATATCGCCGACATCGCCGCTGCCGGGGCGGATACCTTTGTCGCCGGGTCGGCGATCTTTAATGCACATAAGCAAAGTGATCCCCACGGCTATGATTCCGTGATCCGGCAGTTGCGCGAAGCGATTTCAGGCACTTGA
- the cysT gene encoding sulfate ABC transporter permease subunit CysT: protein MSHFALRHSGSARVLPGFGLSMGISVLFISLVLLLPITGLFGQLAGLSLAEYWAIITEGRVVASYMVTIGAAAVAALVNAVFGLLLAWVLVRYDFTGKRLLDALMDLPFALPTAVAGITLATLYASSGWMGGWLESMGFQVAYTWVGIALAMAFTSIPFVVRTVQPVLEDMPAEVDEAAMSLGATDGVAFRRVIMPHLWPALVTGTGLAFVRSLGEFGAIIFIAGNMPYETEITALMIFVKLQEYDYAGASAIASVVLFVSLTLLLAINVWQGRFIRRLHGGKG, encoded by the coding sequence ATGAGCCACTTCGCCCTTCGACACTCCGGCAGCGCGCGCGTGCTGCCGGGTTTTGGCCTTTCCATGGGTATCAGCGTACTGTTTATCTCGCTGGTACTGCTGCTGCCCATTACCGGGCTCTTCGGCCAACTCGCCGGACTTAGTCTCGCCGAATACTGGGCGATCATTACCGAAGGTCGCGTCGTCGCCAGTTATATGGTCACCATCGGAGCGGCCGCCGTCGCGGCATTGGTCAATGCCGTTTTTGGCCTGCTGCTGGCCTGGGTGTTGGTCCGTTATGACTTCACCGGCAAGCGGCTGCTCGACGCGCTGATGGATTTGCCCTTCGCATTACCCACAGCAGTGGCCGGTATTACCTTGGCAACGCTTTACGCGAGCAGCGGCTGGATGGGCGGTTGGCTGGAGTCAATGGGCTTTCAGGTTGCCTACACCTGGGTCGGTATTGCTCTGGCCATGGCGTTCACCAGCATCCCGTTTGTGGTTCGCACCGTACAGCCCGTACTGGAAGACATGCCCGCTGAAGTCGATGAGGCGGCGATGTCACTGGGCGCGACTGACGGTGTCGCGTTTCGTCGAGTCATCATGCCACACCTATGGCCCGCGCTGGTGACCGGCACGGGGCTTGCATTTGTGCGCTCACTCGGCGAGTTCGGGGCCATTATCTTCATCGCTGGCAATATGCCTTATGAAACCGAGATCACCGCGTTGATGATCTTCGTCAAGCTGCAGGAGTACGACTACGCCGGGGCCTCTGCAATCGCCTCGGTGGTGCTGTTTGTCTCGCTCACCCTGTTGCTTGCGATCAATGTCTGGCAGGGGCGGTTTATTCGCCGCTTGCATGGAGGTAAAGGGTAA
- a CDS encoding NAD(P)/FAD-dependent oxidoreductase — MSLPTIVIVGGGAGGLALATQLGHKLGKSERANVVLLDRNTTHVWKPLLHELATGVLNSSMDEVDYRGHSSAHHYRYQRGSLSGIDRQAKQLHLAPIVDEEGEEVLPARQLGYDYLIMALGSVSNDFGTPGVAEHCHFIDSPQQAKAFQRDMINTFLRYTDPSLRQHTQLTIGIVGGGATGVELAAELFDASRMLNAYGVTAIDHQQISVHLLEAAPRLLPGLSERISQTVQQDLEKMGVTIHVDTAVKEAQANCLVTGDGDVIKTDLNVWAAGIKAPPFLAEQGLSTNKKNQIKVAKTLQSVDDPAIFALGDCADCPQGDDSAVPPRAQAAHQQAKHLAKNLINQLEGKPLNEFRYRDRGSLVSLARYDAVGSLMRSSASRGLFLEGWLARRAYASLYRMHQLSIHGAPKTGLAWLVDKLNRYLKPRMKLH; from the coding sequence ATGAGCCTTCCCACCATTGTGATCGTTGGCGGCGGCGCTGGCGGCCTGGCGCTGGCGACTCAACTGGGACATAAGCTTGGCAAGTCTGAACGCGCCAATGTCGTCCTGCTGGATCGTAATACGACCCACGTCTGGAAACCGCTATTGCACGAATTAGCCACCGGGGTGCTGAACTCCAGCATGGATGAGGTGGATTACCGCGGTCATTCATCGGCGCACCATTACCGCTACCAGCGTGGCTCGCTATCCGGCATTGATCGCCAGGCCAAGCAACTGCATCTAGCGCCTATTGTGGATGAAGAAGGCGAAGAGGTTCTGCCAGCGAGGCAACTTGGCTACGACTACCTGATCATGGCGCTTGGCAGCGTATCCAACGACTTTGGCACCCCCGGGGTTGCCGAGCACTGCCATTTTATCGATTCGCCCCAGCAAGCCAAGGCGTTTCAGCGCGATATGATCAATACCTTCCTGCGCTACACCGACCCGTCGCTGCGCCAGCACACCCAACTGACAATCGGCATCGTGGGCGGTGGCGCCACCGGGGTGGAATTGGCCGCCGAACTGTTTGACGCCTCAAGAATGCTCAACGCCTACGGGGTGACCGCCATCGACCATCAGCAGATCAGCGTCCACCTGCTAGAAGCAGCCCCTCGCCTACTTCCCGGGCTCTCCGAGCGCATCAGTCAAACCGTCCAGCAAGACCTGGAGAAAATGGGCGTGACAATCCATGTGGATACCGCGGTCAAGGAGGCACAGGCTAACTGTCTTGTCACTGGCGATGGCGACGTGATCAAGACCGACCTCAACGTCTGGGCGGCGGGCATTAAGGCACCGCCGTTTCTCGCAGAGCAGGGGCTTTCGACCAATAAAAAAAATCAGATCAAGGTGGCTAAAACACTGCAAAGCGTCGATGATCCGGCAATTTTTGCCCTTGGCGACTGCGCCGACTGCCCCCAGGGGGATGACAGCGCCGTACCACCGCGTGCCCAAGCCGCTCACCAACAGGCCAAGCACTTGGCCAAGAACCTGATCAACCAGTTGGAAGGCAAGCCGCTCAACGAGTTTCGCTATCGGGATCGCGGCTCGCTGGTATCGCTTGCCCGTTACGATGCCGTCGGCAGCCTGATGCGCAGCTCTGCATCACGCGGGCTATTCCTGGAAGGCTGGCTGGCACGCCGTGCCTACGCGTCGCTCTACCGGATGCACCAGCTATCGATTCATGGCGCGCCCAAGACCGGTCTCGCCTGGCTGGTCGATAAGCTCAATCGCTACCTAAAACCGCGCATGAAGCTGCATTAA
- a CDS encoding phosphoglycolate phosphatase gives MHPLLHGKRLIAFDLDGTLIDSVPDLTVAVAHALADQRLTMPTADKVRDWVGNGAAVLVERALTWALGTPPDATLFDRAYAGFLHHYAEAPNQLTVLYPGAEQALTTLREAGYILVLITNKPERFIAPILDHFNLNACFALCLGGDSLAEKKPSPLPLLYAAKAYGVAPTECLMVGDSRHDIAAGKAAGFTTLALPYGYNHGEPISHSGPDAVLTSLAELIA, from the coding sequence TTGCACCCACTTCTTCACGGCAAGCGTCTGATTGCCTTTGACCTCGATGGCACGCTCATCGATTCGGTTCCCGATCTAACGGTCGCGGTTGCCCATGCGCTGGCCGACCAGAGATTGACAATGCCAACGGCAGATAAAGTTCGCGACTGGGTGGGAAACGGCGCGGCCGTGCTGGTTGAGCGCGCATTAACCTGGGCGCTGGGCACACCACCTGATGCCACGCTTTTTGATCGAGCTTACGCAGGGTTTTTACACCATTACGCGGAGGCCCCTAATCAGCTGACCGTCTTATACCCCGGCGCTGAGCAGGCACTGACGACGCTTCGCGAAGCAGGCTATATTCTGGTGCTGATCACCAATAAGCCAGAGCGCTTTATTGCGCCTATTTTAGACCACTTCAACCTGAACGCCTGCTTTGCCCTGTGCTTGGGCGGTGATTCGCTGGCTGAGAAGAAGCCTTCCCCGTTGCCGCTGTTGTACGCCGCAAAAGCCTACGGTGTGGCGCCCACAGAGTGCCTCATGGTGGGCGATTCACGCCACGATATCGCAGCGGGTAAAGCCGCCGGTTTTACAACCCTGGCGTTGCCCTATGGCTATAATCACGGTGAACCGATCAGCCACAGCGGCCCTGATGCAGTACTGACGTCACTCGCCGAGCTGATTGCCTGA
- the cysP gene encoding thiosulfate ABC transporter substrate-binding protein CysP: MSFVLFRRSVLALAIGATLSTPAVAQERELLNSSYDIARELFAEINPKFEAWWEEEHDEEIAVSQSHGGSSAQARAIMQGLRADVVTFNQVTDVNVLAEAGLVDEDWQQALDNNASPYYSTTAFLVRKDNPKDIENWDDLVNEDVEIVFPNPKTSGNGRYTYLAAWGFADDQFDGDEEQIQDFMRTFLANVEVFDTGGRGATTSFIEREIGDVLISFESEVNNIRKEYGSDDYEVIVPPTSILAEFPVAVVGENAERNGNSDLAQSYLEYLYREDTQRLLAGFNYRVHHEAVVEEFADQFPETDLLKVEDVFGSWPEAMETHFEGGGMLDQLQRR; the protein is encoded by the coding sequence ATGTCATTTGTCCTTTTCCGTCGTAGCGTCTTGGCGCTGGCCATCGGCGCCACGCTTTCAACCCCGGCCGTTGCCCAGGAGCGCGAGCTGCTGAACTCCTCCTACGATATTGCCAGGGAGCTGTTTGCCGAGATCAACCCCAAGTTTGAAGCCTGGTGGGAAGAAGAACACGACGAGGAAATCGCGGTCAGTCAATCCCACGGCGGTTCATCTGCCCAGGCACGCGCCATCATGCAGGGGCTGCGTGCTGATGTCGTGACGTTTAACCAGGTAACCGACGTTAACGTCCTCGCTGAAGCGGGCCTGGTTGACGAAGACTGGCAGCAGGCGCTGGATAACAACGCCTCGCCCTATTACTCAACCACGGCGTTTTTGGTGCGCAAGGATAACCCCAAGGACATCGAAAACTGGGACGATCTGGTTAACGAAGACGTCGAGATCGTTTTCCCCAACCCGAAAACGTCGGGCAACGGCCGCTATACCTACTTGGCCGCGTGGGGCTTTGCCGACGATCAGTTTGACGGCGACGAAGAGCAAATTCAGGACTTCATGCGCACCTTCCTGGCTAACGTCGAGGTGTTCGACACTGGCGGCCGTGGTGCCACCACTAGCTTTATCGAACGTGAGATTGGCGATGTGCTGATCAGCTTCGAGTCCGAGGTGAATAACATTCGCAAGGAATATGGCAGCGATGATTACGAAGTGATCGTACCGCCCACCAGCATCCTTGCGGAGTTCCCGGTTGCCGTCGTTGGCGAAAACGCTGAGCGCAACGGTAACAGCGACTTGGCGCAAAGCTACCTGGAATACCTCTACCGTGAGGACACCCAGCGGCTGCTGGCTGGCTTTAACTACCGTGTTCACCATGAAGCCGTCGTCGAGGAATTTGCTGATCAGTTCCCCGAAACCGACCTGCTGAAAGTTGAAGACGTTTTCGGTAGCTGGCCAGAAGCGATGGAAACGCACTTCGAAGGCGGCGGCATGCTTGACCAGCTTCAGCGCCGTTAA
- a CDS encoding metal ABC transporter substrate-binding protein, with protein MRNNVMKWGLLLLALMIASPSATAQTSLRVVVSFSVIADLVKRVAGDAVSVDVIVPADEDVHRWELTPPNVLALEETDIVFYNGLELEPWLRDVKAIVENDLPMVALAENADYPALPLTSGHYQGYANPHMWMAPEGAAAYVDVIADTLAKHAPDHAEAFDQRAADLKQTLNELNAEIEERLGGIPQTNRTLVTSEAGLAYFADAYKFDYDALWGVNHETMGTPAAMARLQAKLAEKRPPGLFFESTTPKIHMDAQARYVDLPLAGPLYVDALSGGDGPASSYADMLRHNAEQLHATLGGAREED; from the coding sequence ATGCGTAACAACGTCATGAAATGGGGGCTGCTCTTGCTGGCATTGATGATCGCCAGCCCCTCGGCAACGGCGCAAACCTCGCTTCGGGTGGTGGTGTCATTTTCGGTGATCGCTGATCTGGTCAAGCGCGTGGCGGGCGACGCTGTAAGCGTGGATGTGATCGTTCCAGCCGACGAAGACGTCCACCGCTGGGAGCTTACCCCACCCAATGTGCTGGCACTGGAAGAAACCGATATCGTGTTTTACAACGGCCTGGAATTAGAACCCTGGCTGCGCGACGTAAAAGCCATTGTGGAAAATGATCTGCCCATGGTGGCCTTGGCCGAGAATGCAGACTACCCCGCGCTGCCGCTTACCTCTGGCCATTATCAAGGCTACGCAAACCCGCACATGTGGATGGCCCCCGAAGGCGCTGCCGCTTATGTGGACGTGATCGCCGATACCCTGGCAAAACATGCACCGGACCACGCCGAGGCGTTCGATCAACGCGCCGCTGATCTCAAGCAGACACTGAATGAACTGAATGCCGAGATTGAAGAACGCCTGGGCGGTATTCCCCAGACCAACCGAACGCTGGTAACCAGTGAAGCAGGCCTTGCCTACTTCGCTGACGCCTACAAGTTCGATTACGACGCCTTATGGGGCGTTAACCATGAAACCATGGGGACTCCGGCCGCAATGGCCCGCCTGCAGGCAAAGCTGGCCGAGAAGCGACCGCCCGGCCTGTTTTTTGAGAGCACCACGCCGAAGATTCACATGGACGCCCAGGCGCGTTACGTCGACCTTCCACTAGCAGGGCCGCTCTACGTGGACGCTCTCAGCGGCGGTGACGGCCCAGCATCCAGCTATGCCGATATGCTGCGCCACAATGCCGAACAACTGCACGCCACCCTGGGCGGTGCCAGAGAAGAAGACTAA